GTCGGGAACTCGTGCGCAAACGTAAACGCAATCGTCGGATCAACGGAAAAATCGACGGTGTTGTTAAACAAATTATCTACGACGTACATCAGCGCATACTTGCTCTTGTTCACAGCAAAAAAGCGCATGGAAAAAGACTCAGCAAAGCTAAGACTCTCTTCTTTTAAAAATGACTGCCACTTGCTGTCATCCGCAGGAACCCATTTCCCCTCTCCCAAGGGCAACATGTAACTTGCTCCTTTTACGGCCGGCCAGGAAAAGCTCCCTGTTCCTGTGGAGGTCAGGGTGATTTGCAAATGATCCTCTTTCTTTTTGATCGAGACATCCAGCTGATCGTCTGGGTAGCTCCAAGCAATCTCTTGTTCACCTTTTTGTACATTCGTTACCTTGCGCGCAAGAATCGGCTCCGAAGCAATTTCCTTCACTCCGTCTCTCTCGACGAACACTTCGAAGGTCTCTGGCTTCACCTCAAAAGTAAAATCTGCATGCTGCTTCGTCTGCACCTGCTCGGTAGCCTTATTGCTCTCACAGCCAACGACGACTTGGAGCAGGAGTACAACTACCATGAGAAAAATCGTTGTTCGTTTCATAAAACCCTCCTAAATCGATTCACTATGTATATCGTATTACGATGTACATGTACAAAAAAAATGACCAAAGCCTTTGCCAAGGCCGCCTTACAACTGTACGACCTCGGTCAACCAATAGGCTTTTACAACTCTTGTCCTGCTAAAAAGATGAGGCAGACAGATCGTCATCAAATTTGTTGTTCCGTCGCTTGTGGATCAGCACCGCCCCTACTCGAAACATCCCATAGCCAATCAGTCCGCCGAGTACATTTAGTAGCAAATCATCGACATCAAAGCTGCCTAACGAAAACAATAGCTGCAAGGTTTCGACGATGAGACTGGCCGAAAGCGTGAGAAAAAACACACGATGCACGCTTTGAAAGGATAGAAATATCAGCGGCAGCAACAGCCCGAGCGGAACAAACAGCATGACATTGCCAATCAGGTTATACATGACAGTGCCAAAGTTGTAATTATCATAATGAAAAACGTAATCCACCAAGGTTTGAAATGGTTTCGTATTTTGGAACAAATGCGTATATTGCGGGACGCCGTATTCCAGCATCCTTTGCTTCCATTCCAAGGTAAAAGCTCTGCGTCGGAAGCGGTCCGGTGACAATAACAAGAGATAACTGGAGATAGCTACATACAAGAAAAACAAGGACAGGAGCCATTTACGGATGTATTTATCAATAAGCGGCATGGACTCAGACAGTTGCCGACTGATTGCTTTCGCCGAACCAAATCGTTGAATGGTCAGTAAAACGGCTTCCTGCTCTTCATAGCCTTCTTCGACCAGCTCACTTTTCATGCTGTTCAAATGATCCATCAGCTCATCTTTAATATCCCGCTTCTCCCATTTCGAGCACGGCAAGCGACTGACAACCTGCTCTGCATATTCTTCGAGTTTCATTCGTTTACTCACTTCCCTCATTGCAAAGCAAAATGAGTCTGCTCAAGCTCTGCCAATCCTTCATTTTGTCTTGAAGAAGTCCCTGGCCGGTCTTGGTAATCCGATAATATTTGCGGCGTCCGCCTTCACTGGCTTCCCCCCAGTAAGACTCCACTGCCTTCTGCGTCTCCAGTCGCTTTAGGGCAGGGTATAGTGTGCCTTCACCGATTTCATACAGCTCATCGCTTTTATCGCGAATCTTCTTGGCCAACTCGTAGCCATACTGATCTTTCTGCGCGATCAGCGAGAGAAGCAGTAGATCGATGCTTCCTTTCAACAGCTCCTTGTTCACAAAAGCATCTCCTCCTCGTGCATGCCTAGAGATTATCACACTATACCTCGTGATACAAGGTAGTTAACCAAGGAATTTTGCGGATAATAGTTTTGGTTCCATGTAATTATTGACAATAACAAAATAGGTAATATAGACTATATTCCACAACGTATTTCATGAGTCGACATACTTTCGGATGATGATTCTTTTCTACACACAACCAGATTATAGGTCCGTAGAATGAAGCAAAAGAAGATTTTCACTTTTTGGAGCAGGTTACTTTCAATTCGTGACTTCATTCTCTCTAACAGGAGGCACTTACATGCTTGCCGACTTTTCGATGATCGTTCTGAATACGGTTCTCTTAGCCTATTTTGCAATCGGTGTGTTATTTTTGTATTCCGAATCAAAATTTTTGCGTAAAATGAAGACTCGTAGAAATAGATAAGCTGATTTTTAGATAAAGGAGTTTGCACGTACATTGAGATCTTTTTTCCGCCAATTTCTGCCACGTCAGAATCAACCCCAAGAAATTACCTACAAGGAACTGGATTCGAAATTGATCAAAGCTGCTCGCTACAATCTGGCTACGAGCCACCTCTACATCCGTTTTCACGATGGACGCGAGGTCGTTTACTGTCGGGTCACTCCTTACGCTTATAATGCGTTTTTAAATGCTGACTCGTTCAGCGATCATTTTCATTCGTTCATCAGCCAACGTTACTTGAACTATCAGGTGATGTAGCCTATCTATACAAAATGCCCTCAGTCTGTCTTCGCGACACTGAGGGCATTTGTTGTTGATCATACTATTTTAATGCGCGATGCAAAAAAGATTTGGTCCGCTCAAATTTAGCGTTTGTAAACAATTGCTCCGGTGTCCCCGACTCTACGAATTCCCCTTTGTCCATAAACATGATTTGGTTCGCCACCTCGCGTGCGAATCCCATCTCATGCGTCACAACCATCATCGTCATATGCTCCTGTGCAAGCTGCTTGATGACTTGCAGGACCTCACCCGTCAGTTCGGGATCAAGTGCAGACGTAGGCTCGTCAAACAACAAGATTTGCGGGTTCATCATCAGAGCTCTGGCGATCGCCACACGCTGCTTCTGTCCGCCTGAGAGCTTCGCCGGATACGCGTCTGCCTTATCAGACAGGCCGACCTTTTCCAAGAGCTCTGCACTCTTTCGCTGAATGTCCGAAGACGCCTCACCTTTGACTACGCGTGGTGCGATCTCCAGATTTTCTTTTACTGTGAGATGAGGAAACAGATTAAAATGCTGAAAGACCATGCCCATTCTCGATGTGATCTGCTTGATTTCCTGGTTGCTGGCATAAGCGCCGTCCTTCACCAGATAATCATCCTGCACACGAATGCTGCCTCCATTCACCTGCTCCAGATTGACCAAGCTGCGTAGCATCGTGCTCTTGCCGGAGCCAGAAGGCCCGATTACTGCCACGACTTCGTTCTTTTTCACCGAAAACGAGACATCTCGCAAGACTTCCTGATTGCCAAATGATTTCTTTAGATTCGATACTTGTATGATATCCATATTGTGCCAGCCCTTTATTCGAATTTGAACCTTTTTTCCAGCCACTTAAAGAATAACGTCAACAATAGCGTCATCAACAAATAAATGATTCCAGCAATAAAAAACGGAACGATGGTAAAGTCGCGATTCACAGCCGTTTGTGCAAAGTGAAGCAATTCTGGGACGGCAACCGCATAGAGTAACGCTGTGTCTTTTACAAG
The window above is part of the Brevibacillus antibioticus genome. Proteins encoded here:
- a CDS encoding VanZ family protein; this translates as MKLEEYAEQVVSRLPCSKWEKRDIKDELMDHLNSMKSELVEEGYEEQEAVLLTIQRFGSAKAISRQLSESMPLIDKYIRKWLLSLFFLYVAISSYLLLLSPDRFRRRAFTLEWKQRMLEYGVPQYTHLFQNTKPFQTLVDYVFHYDNYNFGTVMYNLIGNVMLFVPLGLLLPLIFLSFQSVHRVFFLTLSASLIVETLQLLFSLGSFDVDDLLLNVLGGLIGYGMFRVGAVLIHKRRNNKFDDDLSASSF
- a CDS encoding KTSC domain-containing protein → MRSFFRQFLPRQNQPQEITYKELDSKLIKAARYNLATSHLYIRFHDGREVVYCRVTPYAYNAFLNADSFSDHFHSFISQRYLNYQVM
- a CDS encoding amino acid ABC transporter ATP-binding protein, with the translated sequence MDIIQVSNLKKSFGNQEVLRDVSFSVKKNEVVAVIGPSGSGKSTMLRSLVNLEQVNGGSIRVQDDYLVKDGAYASNQEIKQITSRMGMVFQHFNLFPHLTVKENLEIAPRVVKGEASSDIQRKSAELLEKVGLSDKADAYPAKLSGGQKQRVAIARALMMNPQILLFDEPTSALDPELTGEVLQVIKQLAQEHMTMMVVTHEMGFAREVANQIMFMDKGEFVESGTPEQLFTNAKFERTKSFLHRALK
- a CDS encoding PadR family transcriptional regulator, with translation MNKELLKGSIDLLLLSLIAQKDQYGYELAKKIRDKSDELYEIGEGTLYPALKRLETQKAVESYWGEASEGGRRKYYRITKTGQGLLQDKMKDWQSLSRLILLCNEGSE